In Ignavibacteriales bacterium, the following proteins share a genomic window:
- a CDS encoding flagellar hook-basal body protein, with translation MIKSIYSAAQNMRFKMKDIEVIANNLANINTTGYKRELPFAEVLSRAENKNTKQLTDFSEGVAITTGNPLDLSIKGIGFFVLQTDGGDILTRSGKFMISEDGYLSDEKGNKVLGQKGAINLSDILLDQSTTVKISADGEVRIGEKIIDKLLVAKIDDQKNLIRTQDQGFAYEDGDFETADESGYNIFQGYIEESNVNPIQEMQSMIEINRDFESTQKMIVAFDNFLGKVNESGKV, from the coding sequence ATGATTAAGAGCATTTATTCGGCTGCACAAAACATGCGGTTTAAAATGAAAGACATCGAGGTTATTGCAAATAACCTTGCTAATATAAATACAACAGGATATAAAAGAGAATTACCATTTGCAGAAGTTTTAAGCAGAGCGGAAAATAAGAATACAAAACAGCTAACTGATTTTAGTGAAGGTGTTGCAATCACAACCGGCAACCCACTGGATTTATCTATTAAAGGCATTGGATTTTTTGTTTTGCAAACCGATGGAGGCGATATACTAACACGCAGCGGAAAATTTATGATTTCTGAGGACGGTTATCTATCCGACGAAAAAGGGAATAAAGTTCTCGGTCAAAAAGGTGCCATCAACTTATCTGATATTCTTTTAGATCAATCCACAACTGTAAAAATAAGCGCTGATGGTGAAGTGAGAATAGGTGAAAAAATAATCGATAAACTTTTAGTTGCTAAAATTGATGATCAGAAAAATTTAATTAGAACTCAGGATCAGGGATTTGCTTATGAAGATGGTGATTTTGAAACAGCGGATGAATCCGGGTACAACATTTTTCAGGGCTATATAGAAGAATCAAACGTTAATCCAATTCAGGAAATGCAATCAATGATTGAGATAAACAGAGATTTTGAATCAACACAGAAGATGATTGTAGCGTTTGATAATTTTTTAGGAAAAGTAAACGAATCTGGTAAAGTTTAA
- the flgG gene encoding flagellar basal-body rod protein FlgG, protein MSTRALRTAASGMYAQQVNIETISNNIANINTTSFKKNRAEFKDLMYQEVNTSSLNSYVPGVNESPSSKIQIGNGIQLSSTQKMFTQGDLQSSGNQFDVAIHGEGFFQVRKPDGSFAYTRDGAFKLSADGSLVTSTGYILEPGIRLNSDVLSMQVTRDGNVSVVETGGNTVDLGTMELAKFVNPGGLVAMGDNMYSETKESGAPILGNPAQNGFGELQQGFLESSNVDIVEEMVSMITAQRAYEINSKTVKTVEDMITMVNNLKR, encoded by the coding sequence ATGTCTACACGTGCATTAAGAACAGCGGCTTCCGGTATGTATGCTCAGCAGGTTAACATCGAAACAATTTCCAACAACATTGCCAACATAAATACAACAAGTTTTAAAAAGAACCGGGCGGAATTTAAAGATTTAATGTATCAGGAGGTTAATACAAGTTCGCTTAATTCATACGTTCCAGGTGTTAATGAAAGCCCAAGTTCAAAAATACAAATTGGAAACGGCATTCAACTTTCCTCAACACAAAAGATGTTCACACAAGGAGATTTACAAAGTTCAGGTAATCAATTTGATGTTGCGATTCATGGCGAAGGATTTTTTCAAGTTAGAAAACCGGACGGATCATTTGCATACACAAGAGATGGTGCCTTTAAACTTTCTGCCGATGGTTCGCTCGTTACTTCAACCGGCTATATCCTGGAACCAGGCATTCGCCTTAACAGCGATGTATTAAGTATGCAAGTTACCCGTGACGGTAATGTTTCTGTTGTTGAAACCGGTGGTAATACGGTTGACCTTGGTACAATGGAACTTGCAAAGTTTGTAAATCCAGGTGGATTGGTTGCTATGGGTGATAATATGTATTCCGAAACAAAAGAATCCGGTGCGCCAATTCTTGGCAATCCCGCTCAAAATGGATTTGGAGAATTACAGCAGGGATTTCTTGAATCATCTAATGTTGATATTGTTGAAGAAATGGTTTCTATGATTACGGCGCAGCGTGCCTATGAAATAAATTCTAAAACGGTTAAAACTGTTGAGGACATGATTACTATGGTGAATAATCTTAAGCGATAA
- the flgA gene encoding flagellar basal body P-ring formation chaperone FlgA, translated as MAANSGENTFTRKLENYLGKNLSRFEKWSYELVSNNKNSLSQSSNIEIDTEKVFNRITSYGYVPVKVLQANGKMVSSFITVRFHLYQKVLCSLKKIKNSSALSVEDFELVLMEVSNLKDNPICNLNEIINYRAKLNIMDGAVLLERMIEKIPEVMAGDNVNAVLDNGDVSISFLAKARTDGRIGDEIKVVTKEKKIFTAKVVSAGKVIITE; from the coding sequence ATGGCAGCAAACAGCGGTGAAAATACTTTTACCCGTAAGCTGGAAAATTATCTGGGCAAAAATCTTTCCCGGTTTGAAAAGTGGAGTTATGAATTAGTTTCTAATAACAAAAATAGCTTAAGTCAATCTTCCAATATTGAAATTGATACAGAAAAAGTATTCAATAGAATTACCAGTTATGGATATGTACCGGTAAAAGTATTGCAGGCAAATGGAAAAATGGTTTCTTCTTTTATTACCGTACGATTCCATTTATATCAGAAGGTTCTATGCTCATTGAAGAAAATAAAAAATTCTTCAGCTTTATCTGTTGAGGATTTTGAATTAGTCCTAATGGAAGTATCAAACCTTAAGGATAATCCAATCTGTAATTTGAACGAAATTATAAACTACCGGGCAAAGCTCAATATAATGGATGGGGCAGTTCTTCTTGAAAGAATGATAGAAAAAATACCGGAAGTTATGGCTGGTGATAATGTAAATGCAGTGCTGGATAATGGAGATGTTTCAATTTCTTTTTTAGCTAAAGCAAGAACGGATGGAAGAATTGGTGATGAGATTAAAGTTGTTACCAAAGAAAAAAAAATATTTACAGCTAAAGTGGTTAGTGCGGGTAAAGTAATCATTACGGAGTAA
- a CDS encoding flagellar basal body L-ring protein FlgH — translation MKRILIMIIIISAGVFAQDMRPNAFSSLFSDYKANHIGDAITIYVVESSSASNEAETSTGKTSDLGLSASANVGSGGMPKVDASIGSKNNFQGSGSTKSSGRVTTKISAMIDSVYDNGNLRVRGSRKIVINGEEQIISIKGIVRPIDIQTDNSVLSYNISEAEIIFEGNGMIQKAQGPGLLTKLFHWLF, via the coding sequence ATGAAGAGAATATTAATAATGATCATAATTATTTCTGCGGGTGTATTTGCGCAGGATATGCGTCCGAATGCATTTAGCTCTTTATTCTCTGACTACAAAGCTAACCACATTGGCGATGCAATAACAATTTATGTGGTCGAATCATCTTCTGCCAGTAACGAAGCAGAAACAAGCACCGGCAAAACAAGCGATTTGGGTCTAAGCGCTTCTGCTAATGTTGGCAGCGGCGGTATGCCAAAAGTAGATGCAAGTATTGGTTCAAAAAATAATTTTCAAGGAAGCGGCTCAACAAAATCCAGCGGCAGGGTAACAACAAAAATTAGTGCAATGATTGATTCAGTTTATGACAATGGAAATCTTAGAGTTAGAGGCAGCCGGAAAATTGTAATTAATGGCGAAGAACAAATTATAAGCATTAAAGGAATTGTTAGACCAATCGATATCCAAACAGACAACTCCGTTCTTTCATATAATATCTCAGAAGCCGAAATAATATTTGAAGGAAATGGAATGATTCAGAAAGCGCAGGGACCAGGCTTACTTACAAAACTTTTTCACTGGCTTTTTTAG
- a CDS encoding flagellar basal body P-ring protein FlgI has protein sequence MKRLIYFLLIIIFSVSSYPQRIKDVSFFKGVSSEQLIGYGLVVGLAGTGDSYRSSFTVQSAISMLKRFGITVPDVSLRTKNVAAVMVTSRVSNNLKTGSEFDVNVSSMGDATSLMGGTLLMTPLSGKDGSVFGLCQGAVSIGGFDINTSTGGRTAKNHALSGRIPNGGLLQKEITVGQMNNQEVNLVLKNPDYTTANNIVNAINQKLGGTGAAAVDASEIKIQVPADKQSNLPEFLAELESIQVLTDAIAKVVLNEKTGTIVAGSNVKILPVTITHGSMKINIKSYPMISQPGAFSQGTTAVFNNLVPTVEQENSNSVSIQGASNVQEVAAALNSLKVTPRDIIAIFQAIKEAGALNAELLII, from the coding sequence ATGAAACGACTAATATATTTTTTATTGATAATTATTTTTTCGGTTAGCTCTTATCCGCAAAGAATAAAAGATGTTTCTTTTTTCAAAGGTGTTTCCTCCGAACAGTTAATTGGTTATGGACTTGTAGTTGGTTTAGCCGGCACAGGAGACAGCTACAGGTCTTCTTTTACTGTCCAATCCGCAATAAGTATGTTAAAACGATTTGGCATTACAGTTCCGGATGTTAGTCTTAGAACAAAAAATGTTGCCGCCGTTATGGTTACATCGCGCGTAAGCAATAATCTTAAAACTGGATCTGAGTTTGATGTTAATGTATCATCAATGGGTGATGCAACAAGTTTAATGGGCGGTACATTGTTGATGACTCCGCTTTCCGGTAAAGATGGTAGTGTCTTCGGACTTTGCCAGGGTGCTGTTTCAATTGGCGGATTTGATATTAATACTTCCACCGGAGGAAGAACTGCAAAGAACCATGCTCTTAGTGGAAGAATTCCAAATGGTGGATTATTGCAAAAAGAAATAACCGTTGGACAAATGAATAATCAGGAAGTGAATTTAGTATTAAAAAATCCTGATTACACAACCGCAAACAATATTGTAAATGCTATCAATCAAAAACTTGGCGGCACAGGTGCAGCAGCAGTTGATGCTTCAGAGATTAAAATTCAGGTTCCTGCAGATAAGCAAAGCAATTTGCCGGAATTTTTGGCAGAGTTAGAAAGTATTCAGGTTTTAACAGATGCAATTGCTAAAGTTGTTCTTAATGAAAAAACCGGTACCATTGTAGCTGGTAGTAATGTAAAAATTCTTCCTGTAACAATAACTCACGGAAGTATGAAGATAAATATTAAATCGTATCCAATGATTTCGCAGCCAGGTGCTTTTTCCCAGGGAACAACTGCCGTGTTTAATAATCTTGTTCCAACTGTTGAACAGGAAAACAGCAATTCCGTTTCAATTCAGGGAGCTTCTAATGTTCAGGAAGTTGCAGCAGCGTTAAATTCTTTAAAAGTTACTCCGCGTGATATTATTGCAATCTTCCAGGCGATTAAGGAAGCTGGAGCGTTAAATGCCGAGTTGTTGATTATTTAA
- a CDS encoding transglycosylase SLT domain-containing protein, with the protein MDELKLKITNPLKHLENSAEVNSRFSPEKKEKLATAAKDFESLMTQMMLKSMNQTTGGLFGEEGYGGDTMDTIFESEISKYMTKSKSLGIAETIYKKITGEDLPNLKVEYPGVNKTKINDFIRSYSPDTTNSVKPSGQSLERLDKFEPIINEAADSFGVSPNIIKSIILAESAGNEKARSSANAKGLMQLIDSTASNMGVKNVWDPTQNIQGGTKYFSKLLRQYDGDLNLALAAYNAGPGNVDKYNGVPPFNETQTYITRVLGYLKHFEE; encoded by the coding sequence ATGGACGAACTAAAACTAAAAATAACAAATCCGCTAAAACATCTTGAGAACAGTGCAGAGGTTAATTCCCGGTTTTCACCGGAAAAGAAAGAGAAGCTTGCAACTGCTGCCAAGGATTTTGAATCGTTGATGACCCAAATGATGTTGAAAAGCATGAATCAAACTACCGGTGGATTATTTGGAGAAGAAGGTTATGGCGGCGATACGATGGATACAATCTTTGAATCTGAAATTTCTAAGTATATGACTAAATCCAAAAGCCTTGGAATTGCCGAGACTATTTATAAAAAGATTACCGGTGAAGATCTTCCTAATTTAAAAGTGGAATATCCTGGTGTTAATAAAACCAAAATCAATGATTTTATTAGAAGCTATTCTCCGGATACTACTAATTCGGTAAAACCAAGCGGGCAATCGTTAGAAAGATTAGACAAATTTGAACCAATAATTAATGAAGCCGCGGATAGTTTTGGCGTTAGCCCAAACATTATTAAATCCATTATCCTTGCAGAATCTGCTGGTAATGAAAAAGCTCGTTCAAGTGCTAATGCTAAAGGGTTAATGCAATTAATAGACTCCACGGCTTCAAATATGGGCGTAAAAAACGTTTGGGATCCAACCCAAAATATTCAAGGTGGCACTAAATATTTCTCAAAATTGCTTCGACAATATGATGGGGATTTGAATTTAGCTTTAGCTGCCTATAATGCGGGACCAGGGAATGTGGATAAGTATAACGGAGTTCCGCCCTTTAATGAAACTCAGACTTATATAACGAGAGTGTTGGGCTACTTAAAACACTTTGAGGAATAA
- the flgN gene encoding flagellar export chaperone FlgN yields the protein MNTKEISNCLNTELEILNKLKSSAMEKQKALICSDSGGIDLFTHQEEALLAELRKVEADRLKLLNNVKDEFQLMEINNQQFKLSNILAGKIVKEDLDTITLQEFHLRNIIIQLKEINQQNQLLVQNSLEFINETMLTLLGTRKHSLVDRRI from the coding sequence ATGAATACAAAAGAAATATCCAATTGCTTAAACACGGAATTGGAAATATTGAATAAATTGAAAAGCAGTGCAATGGAAAAACAGAAAGCATTAATTTGTTCAGACAGTGGCGGTATTGATTTGTTTACCCACCAGGAAGAAGCACTTCTTGCTGAATTAAGAAAAGTGGAAGCTGATAGATTGAAACTGCTTAATAATGTTAAAGATGAATTTCAACTTATGGAAATTAATAACCAGCAGTTTAAACTTAGCAATATACTTGCAGGTAAGATAGTAAAGGAAGATCTGGATACAATTACTTTGCAGGAATTTCATTTAAGAAACATTATTATTCAGCTAAAGGAAATTAATCAACAGAATCAATTATTGGTGCAGAACTCGTTAGAATTTATTAATGAAACTATGCTAACACTTCTTGGAACCCGGAAACATTCGCTTGTTGATAGAAGAATATAA
- the flgK gene encoding flagellar hook-associated protein FlgK, with the protein MSISKILDISRRSLYVYQRALDITANNIANVNNKNYTKQQIVFGTVAPDKSDKFSVGDGVTIADVQRQKNQFTETQIRNYSQNQSYDEKKANLLGNLETILSEPSELGLSNQLNLFFNSWQELSVNPLSTELRANVIQTAQNFSDKLQKVYDGFSSLRGNLKEEAVDSVNLINKYTEEIKTLNEEIFRADIKGLSSSDLLDRRDELIIELSKMANINVSIDKDNMASISIGGAYAVDRYHSIKFKAVENENGSLSIQSEDGQRTLQINKGSLGALVELSGKTIPGYLKVLDSIGNSIMSAVNSAHTKGYTNTQPPLNGINFFESYDSGQLKINKNILDDLNYIATSADGTGGNNDIAKQIAALKDANVVDGMKLSEKYSNFVGELANSINGSAHNTDSYNLVLDQLEQQKSSYSGVSTDEEMVNILRYQKSYEAAAKLIKIADDLFQTLLNTV; encoded by the coding sequence ATGAGTATTAGTAAAATATTAGACATTTCAAGACGCAGCTTATACGTTTATCAAAGAGCTCTGGATATAACTGCTAACAATATTGCAAATGTTAATAATAAGAATTATACCAAGCAGCAGATTGTTTTTGGTACGGTTGCACCGGATAAATCTGATAAGTTTAGTGTTGGTGATGGCGTAACCATTGCCGATGTACAGCGGCAAAAAAATCAGTTTACAGAAACCCAGATAAGAAACTATTCTCAAAATCAATCATACGATGAAAAAAAGGCAAACTTATTAGGCAACCTGGAAACTATTTTATCGGAGCCTTCAGAGCTTGGTCTTTCTAATCAATTAAATTTATTTTTTAACTCCTGGCAGGAATTAAGTGTAAATCCTCTTTCTACAGAACTTAGGGCAAATGTAATTCAAACTGCCCAAAACTTTTCTGATAAACTTCAAAAAGTTTATGATGGTTTCTCTTCGCTTAGAGGTAATTTGAAAGAGGAAGCAGTTGATAGTGTTAATCTTATAAATAAATACACTGAAGAAATTAAAACGTTAAATGAGGAAATATTTAGAGCAGACATTAAAGGTTTAAGCTCAAGCGATTTGCTTGATAGAAGAGATGAATTGATTATTGAGCTAAGCAAAATGGCTAACATAAATGTTTCAATAGATAAAGATAATATGGCAAGCATTAGTATAGGCGGAGCTTATGCTGTAGATCGGTACCATAGTATTAAATTCAAAGCTGTTGAAAATGAAAATGGTTCTCTTTCAATTCAATCGGAAGACGGGCAGCGGACTTTACAGATTAATAAAGGATCCCTGGGGGCATTAGTTGAGTTATCCGGAAAAACTATTCCTGGTTATTTGAAAGTGCTGGATTCAATTGGTAATTCAATTATGAGTGCTGTCAATTCAGCGCATACAAAGGGTTATACAAACACACAACCTCCATTAAACGGTATAAATTTCTTTGAAAGCTACGACTCCGGACAACTAAAGATCAACAAAAATATTTTAGATGATTTGAACTACATTGCAACATCGGCAGATGGAACAGGCGGAAATAATGATATTGCAAAACAAATAGCCGCACTTAAAGATGCTAATGTTGTGGATGGAATGAAATTGAGTGAAAAGTATTCCAACTTTGTGGGTGAATTGGCAAACAGCATAAATGGAAGTGCACATAATACCGATTCCTATAATTTGGTTTTGGATCAATTAGAACAGCAAAAATCATCCTATTCCGGCGTATCTACCGATGAAGAAATGGTGAATATTTTAAGATACCAGAAATCTTATGAAGCGGCAGCAAAACTAATTAAAATTGCAGATGATTTGTTTCAGACTTTACTAAATACGGTTTAA
- the flgL gene encoding flagellar hook-associated protein FlgL, whose amino-acid sequence MRVTDFILQNSYLKNLNAHRVELNKIQKQITTQQKINQPSDSPLGSARLLRYSGQLGDISTYQKNVQNSSAFVNKTMLSLQSMHDIAVNAQTDLVNLGNPLIKDSYKDYSDKMDYYIKSIVDLANSDYDGKSLFAGTSLTTKPFSYDDSTGQVSVTSSDISGAHKIKISKALDQQINIPGDELFMSALKNSGNFDVSAADGTTTTLVNTINDADGNVYNISIAYTKSAANNYSLQYNITDSDSNVIKTESHSLEFNSSTGALKSIDGGSPSKINVEIDSHKIKMLIDPTKLVESNKATSITQAQNMKGDVFDTLNAIKNLLKNGEKPNANQTSLVDQFASVILNKASEAGNVYNRLSNSTEQLQYESTELQKMVSTERDTDVAQAVLDLQNRQYALDLSYKVSSMILPKSLLDYL is encoded by the coding sequence ATGCGTGTAACAGATTTTATATTGCAGAATTCTTATTTGAAAAATCTCAACGCTCATAGAGTTGAGCTTAATAAAATTCAAAAACAAATAACAACGCAGCAGAAAATCAATCAACCTTCAGATTCTCCGCTTGGTAGTGCCAGGTTACTTCGTTACAGCGGGCAGCTTGGTGATATTTCCACCTATCAGAAAAATGTTCAGAACAGTTCTGCTTTTGTTAATAAAACTATGTTATCGCTTCAATCAATGCATGATATTGCAGTTAATGCTCAAACTGATTTGGTGAATCTTGGCAATCCTCTCATTAAAGATTCTTATAAAGATTATTCTGATAAAATGGATTACTACATCAAATCGATTGTTGATTTGGCAAATTCGGATTACGACGGTAAATCTTTATTTGCAGGTACTTCTCTTACAACAAAACCTTTTTCTTATGATGATTCAACTGGTCAGGTTTCAGTTACTAGTTCAGATATCAGCGGTGCACATAAAATAAAAATTTCTAAAGCATTAGACCAGCAGATTAATATTCCTGGTGATGAACTATTTATGTCTGCTCTTAAAAACTCCGGAAACTTTGATGTTAGTGCTGCAGATGGAACAACAACAACCCTTGTTAACACAATTAACGATGCTGATGGAAATGTTTATAACATTTCTATTGCATATACAAAAAGTGCCGCAAATAATTATTCTTTACAGTATAACATAACGGATTCTGATTCCAACGTGATTAAGACTGAATCGCATTCTCTTGAATTTAATTCATCCACCGGAGCTTTAAAATCAATTGATGGTGGTTCACCTTCTAAAATAAATGTAGAGATAGATTCTCACAAAATTAAAATGTTGATTGATCCAACAAAATTGGTAGAATCAAATAAAGCAACAAGTATTACACAAGCGCAGAATATGAAAGGTGATGTTTTTGATACTCTAAATGCAATTAAGAATTTGCTAAAGAATGGAGAAAAACCAAATGCAAACCAAACCAGCCTGGTGGATCAATTTGCCTCGGTAATTCTTAACAAAGCCTCTGAAGCCGGAAATGTTTACAATCGCCTTTCAAATTCTACAGAGCAATTGCAATATGAATCAACTGAATTACAAAAAATGGTTTCCACGGAAAGAGATACTGATGTAGCACAAGCCGTACTGGATTTACAAAATCGGCAATATGCTTTGGATTTATCGTATAAAGTTTCTTCCATGATTTTGCCTAAATCATTGCTGGATTATCTGTAA
- a CDS encoding MotA/TolQ/ExbB proton channel family protein: MFKKNYGSINGLLLGIISIFGAFLIEGGSFKTLFLLPAMIIVFGGTFSAVIIGYGFQRFKKIFFLIHLAYFPKKYNLKKVIDLFFDIAIIIRRDGILAVEKEINKFDHYFSRKLMRYMLDGANEAELENLAQYEIKAMQERHFLNMSMFAKMGSYAPTMGIIGTVMGLIMTLANAGADPNTLIRNIASAFIATLWGVFSANIMWLPIGDKLKQCHIEEKNLMEVVTEGVLALRSGEVPSLIKTRLASSLPQKEQEELIVI; this comes from the coding sequence ATGTTTAAAAAAAATTATGGTTCTATTAATGGTTTGTTATTAGGAATAATTTCTATCTTCGGAGCTTTTCTAATTGAAGGCGGATCATTTAAAACATTGTTCTTGTTGCCCGCCATGATTATTGTTTTTGGCGGTACTTTTTCTGCGGTTATAATTGGGTATGGGTTTCAGAGATTTAAAAAAATATTTTTTTTAATTCACTTAGCATATTTTCCTAAAAAGTACAATCTAAAAAAAGTAATTGACCTGTTCTTTGATATTGCAATAATTATTAGACGTGATGGAATTCTTGCAGTTGAAAAGGAAATAAATAAATTTGATCATTACTTTTCACGTAAGCTGATGCGATACATGCTTGATGGAGCAAACGAAGCGGAATTGGAAAATTTAGCGCAGTATGAAATTAAAGCGATGCAAGAAAGACATTTTTTGAATATGAGTATGTTTGCAAAAATGGGTAGTTATGCTCCAACAATGGGAATAATTGGTACTGTAATGGGTTTAATTATGACTCTGGCAAATGCCGGCGCAGATCCAAATACGTTAATAAGAAATATAGCATCAGCATTTATAGCTACATTGTGGGGAGTTTTTTCAGCAAACATTATGTGGCTCCCTATTGGAGATAAATTAAAACAATGTCATATAGAAGAGAAAAATTTGATGGAAGTGGTAACGGAAGGAGTACTGGCTCTGAGAAGTGGGGAAGTCCCATCTCTGATAAAGACACGCTTAGCGAGCTCCCTTCCGCAAAAAGAACAAGAAGAGTTAATCGTAATTTAA
- a CDS encoding OmpA family protein, with protein MFPEENDRDRYIITYADLITLLLGLFIILYASSNIDVAKYQKMMTAMGSFFGNDYKTKPAGFLKENLNGSNAISLKDKVNSLVNKYNLSAAVKISSTERGVVVRIHDDILFNSGSSELGNYSKIILSNVAKVLKELPNDVRIEGHTDNIPISTSSILSNWHLSVSRATNTAFYLMMNEGLPQDRVTIVGYAEYKPVDSNETPQGRSNNRRVDIVILN; from the coding sequence CTGTTTCCGGAAGAGAACGATAGAGACAGATACATTATTACTTATGCCGATTTAATTACACTCTTACTCGGACTTTTTATTATTCTATATGCTTCTTCCAATATTGATGTAGCAAAATATCAAAAGATGATGACGGCAATGGGAAGTTTTTTTGGCAATGATTATAAAACTAAACCTGCAGGTTTTCTGAAGGAAAATTTGAATGGAAGTAATGCAATATCCTTAAAGGACAAAGTGAACAGTCTTGTTAATAAATATAACCTTAGTGCCGCAGTAAAAATTTCCAGTACAGAAAGAGGAGTTGTGGTAAGAATTCATGATGACATATTGTTTAATTCAGGCAGTTCAGAACTTGGGAATTATTCAAAAATAATACTTTCAAATGTTGCTAAAGTACTTAAAGAACTTCCAAATGATGTTAGGATTGAAGGACATACAGACAATATTCCAATTAGTACATCCTCAATTTTATCTAACTGGCATTTGTCTGTAAGTCGTGCAACAAACACAGCATTTTATTTAATGATGAACGAAGGACTTCCGCAGGACCGGGTTACAATTGTTGGTTATGCTGAATACAAACCTGTTGATTCCAATGAAACCCCGCAAGGAAGATCAAATAATAGACGTGTTGATATTGTAATATTAAATTAG
- the fliW gene encoding flagellar assembly protein FliW, protein MKINSIHFGEIEFEENLIIQFSEGIIGFEKLQKFLLINNNNGLFLWLTSIDEPDIVFPLFAVEALYNNFPQVEGFETFGIVKLDREPGNITINLKSPVYISEKTKNGFQRIIDSDNYPINYNLFKNE, encoded by the coding sequence ATGAAAATCAATAGTATTCATTTTGGTGAAATTGAATTTGAAGAAAATTTAATAATTCAATTTTCCGAAGGGATAATCGGCTTTGAAAAGCTGCAGAAATTCCTTTTGATTAATAACAATAACGGATTATTTTTATGGCTAACATCCATTGATGAACCGGATATAGTTTTTCCGCTTTTTGCCGTAGAGGCGCTTTACAATAACTTTCCACAAGTTGAAGGATTTGAGACTTTTGGAATAGTTAAATTAGACAGAGAACCGGGAAATATTACCATTAACTTAAAATCGCCGGTTTACATTAGCGAAAAAACTAAAAATGGTTTTCAAAGGATCATTGATAGTGATAATTATCCTATCAATTATAACTTATTTAAGAATGAGTAG
- the csrA gene encoding carbon storage regulator CsrA, producing the protein MLILTRKEGEKIYIGSDIKITIISVADNQVKVGIEAPPELKILREELYEKIKQNIIESKLQVEPKVDKLSNLKLNKNE; encoded by the coding sequence ATGCTAATTTTAACACGAAAAGAAGGCGAGAAAATCTATATCGGTTCCGATATTAAAATAACTATTATATCGGTTGCCGATAACCAGGTGAAGGTTGGTATTGAAGCCCCGCCTGAGTTGAAGATTCTTAGAGAAGAGCTTTATGAAAAAATAAAGCAGAATATAATTGAATCTAAACTGCAAGTAGAACCAAAAGTTGATAAACTTTCTAATCTTAAGTTGAATAAAAATGAATAA